From Sander lucioperca isolate FBNREF2018 chromosome 14, SLUC_FBN_1.2, whole genome shotgun sequence, the proteins below share one genomic window:
- the LOC116041878 gene encoding cytochrome c oxidase subunit 5B, mitochondrial-like — protein sequence MAARLLLRSAFRAASTCRAAPVPALTRGMAAGGIPTDEEQATGLEKAIMKAMKEGADPYSMMKPKEYAGSKADPHLVPSITNKRIVGCVCEEDNTAVVWFWLHQGDAQRCPSCGSHYKLVAHQLPH from the exons ATGGCTGCAAGGTTACTGCTCCGCTCAGCTTTCCGAGCCGCATCAACCTGCCGGGCGGCCCCGGTGCCCGCTCTGACCCGCGGCATGGCGGCTGGAG gGATCCCCACTGACGAGGAGCAGGCCACCGGCCTGGAGAAAGCCATCATGAAGGCCATGAAGGAGGGAGCG GACCCCTACAGCATGATGAAGCCTAAAGAGTACGCTGGCTCCAAGGCCGATCCTCACCTCGTTCCCTCCATCACCAACAAGAGGATTGTGGGATGCGTCT GTgaagaggacaacacggccgtGGTTTGGTTCTGGCTCCACCAGGGCGATGCCCAGCGCTGCCCGTCCTGTGGCTCCCACTACAAACTGGTGGCCCACCAACTCCCCCACTAA
- the LOC116041877 gene encoding cytochrome c oxidase subunit 5B, mitochondrial-like, protein MAARLLLRSAVRAATTCRAAPVPALTRGMAAGGIPTDEEQATGLEKAIMKAMKEGADPYSMMKPKEYAGSKADPHLVPSITNKRIVGCVCEEDNTAVVWFWLHQGDAQRCPSCGSHYKLVAHQLPH, encoded by the exons ATGGCTGCAAGGTTACTGCTCCGCTCGGCTGTTAGAGCCGCGACAACCTGCCGGGCGGCCCCGGTCCCGGCTCTGACCCGCGGCATGGCGGCTGGAG GGATCCCCACTGACGAGGAGCAGGCCACCGGCCTGGAGAAAGCCATCATGAAGGCCATGAAGGAGGGAGCG GACCCCTACAGCATGATGAAGCCTAAAGAGTACGCTGGCTCCAAGGCCGATCCTCACCTCGTTCCCTCCATCACCAACAAGAGGATTGTGGGATGCGTCT gtgaagaggacaacacggccgtGGTTTGGTTCTGGCTCCACCAGGGCGATGCCCAGCGCTGCCCGTCCTGTGGCTCCCACTACAAACTGGTGGCCCACCAACTCCCCCACTAA